A single region of the Prochlorococcus marinus str. MIT 0917 genome encodes:
- a CDS encoding aminoglycoside phosphotransferase family protein: protein MDFEKINLIANKFFYNSKVLNIEFIDSGLINKTYIIEHLKNGKKSKFVLQSLSDIFESYDMVNMNHKLITDHITNKIKEKYIKSDNQRWEVPSLIKCNSNNLFLLPFRSEYWRAMEYIDDTLSFDILEDNKMAYQTGLGLAKFHVTCSDIDLKKLENTITDFHNTKHYIDNFNKIIQDSKFSKLDAHLNKRVQKLVYNISNHILYVEYILGHLRDKSLDLRVIHGDPKLSNFLFDNKFKYVVSMIDLDTVSSGYLLTDLADCIRSICNIAGEDPDDIENVYFDINFCKSFLTGYFSIPNQKGDYCFGLLPEYIYLIIVELTIRFLNDFLQSNIYFKIKYQTHNLYRAEVQYRLLSSFVTQIPILLNSLDEIGISSNPTFVSDLQKIV, encoded by the coding sequence ATGGATTTCGAGAAAATTAATTTGATTGCAAATAAATTTTTTTATAATAGTAAAGTTTTAAATATAGAATTTATTGATTCTGGTCTTATAAATAAAACGTATATAATTGAACATTTAAAAAATGGAAAAAAGTCTAAATTTGTTTTACAGAGTCTTAGTGATATATTTGAATCTTATGATATGGTTAACATGAACCATAAATTAATAACTGATCATATTACAAATAAAATAAAAGAAAAATATATTAAATCTGATAATCAAAGATGGGAGGTTCCAAGTTTAATTAAGTGTAATTCTAATAACCTTTTTTTGCTTCCTTTTCGATCAGAATATTGGCGAGCGATGGAATATATAGATGATACTCTTAGCTTTGATATTTTAGAAGATAATAAAATGGCTTATCAAACAGGTCTTGGTCTTGCTAAGTTTCATGTAACATGCTCAGATATTGACCTTAAAAAATTAGAAAATACTATTACAGATTTTCATAATACGAAGCACTACATAGACAATTTTAATAAGATAATTCAAGACTCTAAATTTAGCAAGCTAGACGCTCACTTAAATAAAAGAGTTCAAAAATTAGTTTATAACATATCTAATCATATTTTATATGTTGAATATATATTGGGACATTTGAGGGATAAATCATTAGACCTTAGAGTCATACATGGCGATCCTAAGTTAAGTAATTTTCTTTTTGATAATAAGTTTAAATATGTTGTTTCTATGATAGATCTAGATACTGTATCTTCTGGCTATTTACTTACTGATTTGGCCGATTGTATACGTTCCATTTGTAATATTGCCGGTGAGGATCCAGATGATATAGAGAATGTATACTTTGATATTAACTTTTGTAAGAGCTTTCTCACAGGCTATTTCTCAATACCTAATCAAAAGGGTGATTACTGTTTTGGACTCCTTCCAGAATATATTTATTTGATAATAGTTGAATTAACTATAAGATTCCTGAATGATTTTTTGCAATCAAATATTTACTTCAAAATAAAATATCAGACTCACAATCTATATAGAGCAGAGGTTCAATACCGATTACTTTCTAGTTTTGTTACTCAAATACCTATTTTGTTAAATTCACTTGATGAAATAGGTATTTCTTCAAACCCAACTTTTGTGTCAGATCTACAAAAAATTGTTTAG
- a CDS encoding ArnT family glycosyltransferase: protein MIVKKNINHSKYIFWVSVLFIWIFSTITDRIWWNLYSNIPSWDQADYLNSALDHARALSFLGGDGASDFRFLLDKSPKIPPLASIINGAIISFAGDAPHKAAWSLSFWNGFFIFNIASWGVYLRGNKFALFCVLISAFSPFLFHLRTDYVLELPLISAITFYLFHLGRWSDKSTGGKWIQLIMATFACSFSLLIKQSSLLVIIPSLFFILILSFKRDKKFRLQLLCLFLFNLLAILPWFYHNWIMILSGTYRAVFESAAIEGDPSVFGFKSIFWYFPYVENQFGSIIFFSGLSGIIFSFLSYIKSFTTQGILVDIFNKNNYKWTWIYFNLITCWTFTTFIPNKDERYIACTIPLIILLLALGFSKWNEWLDNYFRFKSFGLLLIPPVSFLFSNSINKFNTLENISSKYYPIKEIISIVKSANTIDAKETIIVVPSTPEINQHNVSYFGRMQSGNILGRQLGQSLLHIEPVLKYSNWIILAEGDQGSVSTNSLALDKSIRDSSLFIKVREFPREIKGSYSLWKRSTSSPKEDAFHNRFVELAKGMEQGPLGIKLIFDQIEIQHMLDGHFKYKSIVRDKALSKISSDPKNVESLWSLALLKILSNRPYDADVYFRNLEILLPNNPWPSAYRTIVNLASWNPWKASLIADRAHKRNPNYFLKGLGDMSALFRGSFWRFTSALNSVPNAIKSIDEALRPIEK from the coding sequence ATGATTGTTAAGAAAAATATTAATCACTCTAAATATATTTTTTGGGTTTCAGTTTTATTTATTTGGATTTTCTCCACAATAACTGATCGGATTTGGTGGAATTTATATAGCAATATTCCTTCATGGGATCAGGCTGATTATCTCAATAGTGCCCTTGATCATGCCCGTGCACTATCTTTTTTGGGTGGTGATGGAGCTTCAGACTTTCGCTTTTTACTAGATAAATCTCCAAAGATTCCTCCTTTGGCCTCAATAATCAATGGCGCCATAATTTCATTTGCTGGTGATGCCCCTCACAAAGCTGCATGGTCCTTAAGTTTTTGGAATGGATTCTTTATCTTTAATATTGCTTCATGGGGAGTTTATTTGAGAGGAAATAAATTTGCCCTTTTTTGTGTTCTTATTAGTGCATTTTCTCCTTTCTTATTTCATCTAAGAACTGATTATGTATTGGAGTTACCTCTAATCTCCGCTATTACATTTTATTTGTTTCATCTAGGAAGGTGGAGTGATAAATCAACCGGAGGTAAATGGATTCAGTTAATAATGGCTACTTTCGCATGCTCTTTTTCTTTATTGATTAAGCAGAGTTCTTTATTAGTTATAATACCATCTTTGTTTTTTATTCTTATTCTTTCTTTTAAAAGAGATAAGAAATTTAGATTGCAACTTTTATGCTTATTCCTTTTCAATCTTTTAGCGATTTTACCTTGGTTTTATCATAATTGGATAATGATTTTGAGTGGAACTTATAGAGCTGTTTTTGAATCCGCAGCAATAGAAGGTGATCCCTCTGTTTTTGGTTTTAAAAGTATTTTCTGGTATTTTCCGTATGTAGAGAATCAGTTTGGAAGTATTATTTTCTTTTCAGGTTTATCAGGAATAATATTTTCCTTTTTAAGCTATATAAAATCTTTTACAACTCAAGGAATATTAGTGGATATTTTTAATAAGAATAACTATAAATGGACATGGATTTATTTTAATCTAATAACATGCTGGACTTTTACAACTTTCATACCTAACAAGGATGAAAGATATATTGCATGTACAATACCGTTAATTATTTTATTGTTAGCCCTTGGCTTTTCTAAGTGGAATGAATGGCTAGATAATTATTTTAGATTCAAATCTTTTGGTTTATTATTGATTCCTCCTGTAAGTTTTTTGTTTTCTAATTCTATTAACAAGTTTAACACTTTAGAAAATATTTCAAGTAAATATTATCCTATTAAAGAAATTATATCGATTGTCAAATCGGCTAATACTATCGATGCAAAAGAAACTATTATTGTTGTTCCCAGTACGCCTGAAATTAATCAGCATAATGTAAGTTATTTTGGTAGAATGCAAAGTGGAAATATTTTAGGCAGACAACTTGGTCAATCCCTTTTACATATAGAACCTGTTCTTAAATATTCTAATTGGATTATTTTGGCTGAGGGAGATCAAGGCTCAGTTTCAACTAATTCATTAGCTCTAGATAAATCGATTAGAGATAGTTCTCTTTTTATAAAAGTTCGAGAATTTCCTAGAGAGATAAAAGGAAGCTATTCTTTATGGAAGCGTAGTACAAGTTCACCTAAGGAAGATGCATTTCATAATAGATTTGTTGAATTAGCTAAGGGAATGGAGCAAGGTCCATTAGGTATTAAATTGATTTTTGATCAAATAGAAATACAACATATGCTTGATGGACATTTTAAATATAAAAGTATAGTTAGAGATAAGGCGCTATCTAAAATAAGTTCAGACCCCAAAAATGTTGAATCTTTATGGTCCTTAGCTCTCCTTAAGATATTATCGAATAGACCTTATGACGCAGATGTTTATTTCAGAAATTTAGAAATCTTGCTGCCAAATAATCCCTGGCCAAGTGCTTATAGAACTATCGTTAACTTAGCCTCTTGGAATCCTTGGAAAGCATCTTTGATAGCAGATAGAGCGCATAAAAGAAATCCAAATTACTTTCTAAAAGGTTTGGGTGATATGAGTGCACTGTTTCGAGGATCCTTTTGGCGCTTTACGTCTGCTTTAAATAGTGTTCCGAATGCGATAAAAAGTATTGATGAAGCTTTAAGACCAATAGAAAAATAA
- a CDS encoding FAD-binding protein: protein MIKNSISLPNQNSNDSNVLGVFEAVNSELFDSLKASHQTSRPFLVSSGGTTSRAAADKHWILDLRKNYQNISLDLEKNYVEIEAGVTMGELSSFLKKHKRSFPIGLSGKTGMGYILTGGISPLSRSRGLAIDQIIEIKGFWGDGKEFHFFRPNTKNESTLEWKALCGAAIFLGIITKLKLKTQPLRPLLSWTANLSSSQLSECINQAESWPKSLSFQWIYGDDIFAHAIGEVKNTYDESILINLLERLPFSRNRVINKFNDMNSLANLSLGNNNNNNNNNNNNNNNNNNNNNNSNHTEVLGLLGPAWQQRNPQVLKILKDLIKKRPNKSCYIASQQLGGLTHFNDVDTSFIHRDAIWKPWINGSWEAHDQLKRQKTLKWMKECWNNLEFICPGVHLAQIHPHLEWHEKELSSAFKDWLPKLQEIKAIRDPRNLMPPLK from the coding sequence ATTATTAAAAATTCAATATCACTACCAAATCAAAATTCCAATGATAGCAATGTCCTTGGAGTTTTTGAAGCTGTCAACTCAGAATTATTCGACTCACTGAAAGCATCCCATCAAACTTCCAGACCATTTTTAGTTTCAAGTGGAGGAACTACAAGTAGAGCCGCTGCAGATAAACATTGGATTTTAGACCTAAGAAAAAATTACCAAAACATATCTTTGGATTTAGAAAAAAATTATGTAGAAATTGAGGCTGGGGTAACGATGGGAGAGTTATCCTCTTTTTTAAAAAAGCATAAAAGAAGTTTTCCAATTGGTTTATCTGGAAAGACAGGAATGGGATATATCTTGACCGGTGGAATAAGTCCACTTAGTAGAAGCAGAGGATTAGCCATTGATCAAATCATCGAGATTAAAGGTTTTTGGGGAGATGGAAAAGAATTTCATTTTTTTCGCCCAAATACAAAAAATGAATCAACTTTGGAATGGAAAGCCCTTTGCGGAGCCGCTATATTCCTTGGCATAATTACAAAACTAAAGTTAAAGACTCAGCCATTAAGACCACTATTAAGTTGGACAGCGAATCTTTCATCATCTCAGCTATCTGAATGTATTAACCAAGCCGAAAGTTGGCCTAAATCACTAAGCTTCCAATGGATATATGGAGATGATATTTTTGCTCATGCAATTGGTGAAGTTAAAAATACTTATGATGAGTCCATCTTAATTAATTTATTAGAAAGATTACCATTCTCGCGAAACAGAGTTATTAATAAATTCAACGATATGAACTCTTTGGCAAACTTAAGCTTAGGAAATAATAATAATAATAATAATAATAATAATAATAATAATAATAATAATAATAATAATAATAATAATTCAAACCATACAGAAGTTCTTGGTTTGCTGGGGCCTGCCTGGCAACAGCGTAATCCACAAGTATTAAAAATCCTTAAAGATTTAATCAAAAAAAGACCTAACAAAAGTTGCTATATAGCTTCTCAGCAATTAGGAGGTTTAACACATTTTAATGATGTAGATACTTCATTTATTCATCGTGATGCGATCTGGAAACCTTGGATTAATGGTTCATGGGAAGCCCACGATCAATTAAAGAGACAAAAAACCCTTAAATGGATGAAGGAGTGTTGGAATAATCTAGAATTTATCTGCCCTGGTGTGCATCTTGCACAGATACACCCTCATCTAGAATGGCATGAAAAAGAATTATCATCAGCATTCAAAGATTGGCTTCCAAAATTACAAGAAATTAAGGCCATTCGTGATCCAAGAAATTTAATGCCACCTTTAAAATAG
- a CDS encoding sirohydrochlorin chelatase, protein MANSVLISSTSIKNKYPSNIGIVICGHGSRDPLAVDEFINVVNKIKSRIPNIPVAFGFLEFNRPIISEALDQLRNMGVERVIALPAMLFAAGHTKNDIPAVLNKYSDENGLPIQYGRELGLNSLMIGAAGARIKEIIESNTIFPIYETLLVVAGRGSSDPDANSNVCKITRMLVEGFGFGWGETVFSGVTFPLVEPGLRHALKLGFKRVIILPYFLFSGVLVSRVRDHSLKVANDNPDVKFLYASYLSDQDLVIDTFMERIQEVLNGENFMNCALCKYRSNLLGFESEVGYEQISHHDHVEGSLEEICQGNKAHEHSHDHFPYPHAEHPLGPVTLRSLNKSQI, encoded by the coding sequence TTGGCTAATAGCGTTTTGATTTCCTCGACATCAATCAAAAATAAATATCCATCTAATATTGGAATTGTTATTTGCGGTCATGGGAGTAGAGATCCCCTAGCCGTAGATGAGTTTATTAATGTAGTAAATAAAATAAAATCTAGAATACCTAATATTCCAGTTGCATTTGGATTCCTAGAATTTAACAGACCAATAATCAGTGAGGCATTAGATCAACTTAGAAATATGGGAGTAGAGAGAGTAATTGCTCTACCGGCTATGTTGTTTGCTGCCGGACATACTAAAAATGATATTCCTGCTGTTTTGAATAAATACTCTGATGAAAATGGACTTCCCATTCAATATGGCAGAGAGCTTGGCCTGAATTCCTTGATGATTGGAGCAGCAGGAGCAAGAATTAAAGAAATAATTGAGAGTAATACAATATTTCCAATTTATGAAACATTACTTGTTGTAGCAGGGAGGGGTTCATCAGACCCAGATGCTAATTCAAATGTTTGTAAGATTACAAGGATGCTTGTAGAGGGATTTGGTTTTGGATGGGGCGAAACCGTTTTTTCAGGAGTAACATTCCCCCTGGTTGAGCCTGGCCTGAGGCATGCTCTTAAATTAGGTTTTAAAAGAGTAATTATATTGCCTTATTTTCTTTTCTCTGGAGTTTTGGTAAGTCGTGTTAGAGATCATTCTCTGAAAGTTGCAAATGATAATCCAGATGTAAAATTTTTATACGCAAGTTATTTATCTGACCAAGATTTAGTTATTGATACTTTTATGGAAAGAATTCAAGAAGTTTTAAATGGAGAGAATTTTATGAATTGTGCTTTATGTAAATATCGCTCAAATTTACTAGGTTTTGAAAGTGAGGTCGGATATGAACAGATCAGTCACCATGATCATGTTGAAGGTTCTCTAGAGGAAATTTGCCAAGGAAACAAAGCTCATGAACACTCTCACGATCATTTTCCTTATCCACATGCTGAGCATCCTTTAGGACCTGTCACGCTTCGCTCTTTAAACAAGAGCCAAATCTAA
- a CDS encoding RNA recognition motif-containing protein, with amino-acid sequence MTTTNKPLKISGTSTNDALIDQLRACKNPDEILKFEKWFNSNIESDKLYKRICELIKNRSISRALGSKWLLTLIEDRENTISKLSVQ; translated from the coding sequence ATGACTACGACAAATAAACCATTAAAGATAAGTGGCACAAGTACTAATGATGCACTTATTGATCAACTGAGAGCTTGTAAAAACCCAGATGAAATTCTGAAATTCGAGAAATGGTTCAATTCCAATATCGAATCAGACAAACTTTATAAAAGAATTTGTGAACTAATAAAAAACAGAAGCATTTCTAGAGCTTTAGGATCTAAGTGGCTCTTAACACTCATTGAAGATAGAGAAAATACTATAAGTAAGTTGTCGGTTCAATAA
- a CDS encoding O-acetylhomoserine aminocarboxypropyltransferase/cysteine synthase family protein — translation MTSQRFETLQLHAGQVPDPATNSRAVPIYQTSSYVFNDVDHGANLFGLKEFGNIYTRLMNPTTDVFEKRIAALEGGVGALATASGQSAQFIAITNFLTAGDSFVSTSFLYGGSYNQFKVQFPRLGIKVKFADGDDAESFEKQIDSSTKAIYVESMGNPRFNIPDFEGIAKLAKSKNIPLIVDNTLGAAGALIRPIEHGADVVVQSATKWIGGHGTSLGGVIVDAGTFDWGNGKYPLMSQPSAAYHGLVHWDAFGFGSDICGMLGVPADRNIAFALRARLEGLRDWGPAISPFNSFLLLQGLETLSLRIERHCSNALSLAKWLDDHSKVDNVSYPGLPSDKYHSRASSYMTNRGKGSMLIFSLKGGFDDAVKFINSLKLSSHLANVGDAKTLVIHPASTTHQQLSPEEQLSAGVTPTMVRVSVGIEHIEDILEDFEQALNLI, via the coding sequence TTGACTTCCCAACGTTTTGAAACTCTTCAATTGCATGCAGGTCAAGTACCAGACCCCGCTACCAATTCAAGGGCGGTTCCTATTTATCAAACAAGCTCATATGTTTTTAACGATGTAGATCATGGAGCTAACTTATTTGGTTTGAAGGAATTTGGAAATATTTATACACGATTGATGAATCCTACTACGGATGTTTTTGAAAAAAGAATTGCAGCACTTGAAGGTGGAGTAGGTGCTTTAGCTACAGCATCAGGACAGTCTGCACAATTCATTGCTATTACAAACTTCCTTACGGCAGGAGATAGCTTTGTCTCAACATCGTTTTTGTATGGTGGCAGTTATAACCAATTTAAAGTTCAATTTCCACGCTTAGGAATCAAAGTAAAGTTTGCTGATGGTGATGATGCAGAAAGCTTTGAAAAACAAATTGATTCATCTACAAAAGCAATTTATGTTGAGTCAATGGGGAATCCTAGGTTTAATATCCCTGATTTTGAGGGGATAGCAAAATTAGCTAAATCCAAAAATATTCCTTTAATTGTTGATAACACTCTTGGAGCTGCTGGAGCTTTAATTCGTCCTATTGAACATGGAGCAGATGTAGTTGTTCAAAGTGCTACGAAATGGATAGGAGGTCATGGCACTAGTCTTGGAGGGGTGATTGTTGATGCAGGAACTTTTGATTGGGGAAATGGAAAATATCCTTTGATGAGTCAACCCAGTGCGGCTTATCATGGCTTAGTTCATTGGGATGCTTTTGGATTTGGGAGTGATATTTGTGGAATGCTTGGAGTCCCTGCAGATCGAAATATTGCTTTTGCTTTACGAGCTAGGCTAGAGGGGTTACGAGATTGGGGACCTGCAATTAGTCCATTTAATTCATTTTTATTACTTCAAGGCTTAGAAACTTTAAGCTTAAGAATAGAAAGGCATTGCTCTAATGCTCTTTCATTAGCTAAGTGGTTAGACGATCATTCAAAAGTTGATAATGTTAGTTATCCAGGATTACCATCGGATAAATACCATTCAAGAGCCTCTTCTTATATGACCAATAGAGGAAAAGGTTCGATGTTGATTTTCTCTCTAAAAGGTGGCTTTGATGATGCTGTAAAGTTTATAAACTCTTTAAAACTTTCTAGTCATCTAGCGAATGTAGGCGATGCAAAAACATTAGTAATTCACCCTGCCTCAACAACTCATCAACAGTTATCTCCAGAAGAACAATTGTCCGCAGGCGTTACTCCAACTATGGTAAGAGTGTCTGTTGGCATAGAGCATATTGAAGATATTTTAGAGGATTTTGAGCAGGCCCTAAATTTAATTTAA
- a CDS encoding DUF2811 domain-containing protein — MEFNQIETRIDEIKTDEVIGLENDLELMSISLEAEVPEALYIGMKDFISGNENWDQSKLISSAIANFLFQNGSEDRAVIEKYLNDIFNL; from the coding sequence ATGGAGTTTAATCAAATTGAAACTCGTATTGATGAGATAAAAACTGATGAGGTTATAGGTCTTGAAAATGACTTGGAACTTATGTCTATAAGTCTTGAGGCTGAGGTCCCTGAAGCTCTTTATATAGGCATGAAGGATTTTATAAGTGGAAATGAGAATTGGGATCAATCCAAGCTTATTAGCTCAGCTATTGCAAATTTTCTTTTTCAAAATGGTTCTGAGGATAGGGCTGTTATTGAGAAATACTTAAATGATATTTTTAACCTTTAA
- a CDS encoding GMC oxidoreductase has translation MIDKPYEAIIIGSGATGGMAALTMAKAGVRVLVIERGPELEIKQANGTEPCNMIRRLIGVTTGNYQNQPQHPGFWKSNPLLYANKKTNPYTNPPKAPFIWTQGNQVGGRSLTWGGITLRLANEDFEASKDKEYNLKWPISYKDLESHYSEIENFLKIYGNKDDLSQIPNGEYIGKLPFTGSEERFASNVKEKLNLPFIHSRGFGANKDKTKWPRYSSLGSTLKEAIRLGKVEILSNHIVDKLVLNKDRKSAKSVILVNQRNGERSELESKLIILCSSTIQTIRILLSSEESNNPNGLIDPSHSLGNNLMDHISTCRFFTVPIEKHFTDSSNKNNNNLLTGAGSFFIPIGRNRSTKKNFVGGYGIWGGIDRFEPPNVLKRYKNTKTGFLIGHGEVLPNHKNTVSLSKSKDQYDISIPHISIVWRKNEKRMVTEMNRMIELIINSGNGNIIPANEILNIPFTKQILRKSVAIKNDAPPPGYYIHEVGGAPMGNEMENSVLDNWNRLWECSNVLVVDGACWPTSSWQSPTLTMMAITKRACEKAIIDFKG, from the coding sequence ATGATTGACAAGCCATATGAAGCCATAATTATCGGTTCAGGGGCAACAGGTGGGATGGCAGCCTTAACAATGGCCAAGGCTGGCGTAAGAGTATTAGTAATTGAAAGAGGTCCTGAACTTGAAATTAAGCAGGCAAACGGAACAGAGCCTTGCAACATGATTCGGAGACTTATCGGGGTAACAACTGGAAACTATCAAAATCAACCTCAGCATCCGGGTTTCTGGAAATCAAATCCCTTACTCTACGCAAACAAAAAAACAAATCCGTACACCAACCCACCAAAAGCCCCATTCATCTGGACGCAAGGCAATCAAGTTGGAGGAAGGAGCCTTACTTGGGGAGGAATAACCTTAAGATTAGCCAACGAAGATTTTGAAGCCTCAAAAGATAAAGAATACAATCTTAAATGGCCTATTAGTTATAAAGATCTTGAGTCACATTATTCAGAAATAGAGAATTTTCTAAAAATATATGGAAACAAAGATGATCTCAGTCAAATACCTAATGGTGAATATATTGGCAAACTTCCATTCACAGGAAGCGAAGAAAGATTTGCCTCTAATGTAAAAGAAAAATTAAATCTTCCCTTTATACATTCCAGAGGCTTTGGAGCAAATAAAGATAAAACAAAATGGCCAAGATATAGCAGCTTAGGCAGCACGTTAAAAGAAGCTATTAGGCTAGGTAAAGTAGAAATACTTTCAAATCATATTGTAGATAAATTAGTATTAAATAAAGATAGAAAGTCTGCGAAAAGTGTTATTTTAGTTAATCAAAGAAACGGAGAGAGAAGTGAATTAGAAAGTAAATTAATAATATTATGTTCATCAACAATCCAAACAATTAGAATTCTATTAAGTTCTGAAGAAAGTAATAATCCAAATGGTCTAATTGACCCCTCCCATTCATTAGGAAATAATTTAATGGATCATATCTCAACCTGTAGGTTTTTTACTGTTCCAATCGAAAAGCATTTTACTGATTCTTCAAATAAAAATAATAATAATCTTTTAACAGGAGCTGGTAGCTTTTTTATCCCTATCGGTAGAAATCGATCAACTAAAAAGAACTTTGTTGGAGGATATGGAATCTGGGGAGGAATCGATAGGTTTGAACCTCCCAATGTTTTAAAAAGATATAAAAATACAAAAACTGGATTCCTTATTGGCCATGGAGAAGTACTCCCAAACCACAAAAACACTGTTTCTCTTTCTAAGAGCAAAGATCAATATGATATTTCGATACCACACATATCTATAGTTTGGCGTAAAAATGAAAAACGAATGGTCACGGAAATGAACAGAATGATTGAGCTTATTATCAATTCTGGAAATGGAAATATTATTCCAGCAAATGAGATCCTAAATATTCCATTTACCAAACAAATTCTAAGAAAATCTGTTGCTATTAAAAATGATGCTCCACCCCCTGGTTATTACATACATGAGGTAGGAGGAGCACCAATGGGAAATGAAATGGAAAATAGCGTTTTAGACAATTGGAATCGTCTATGGGAATGCAGCAATGTATTGGTAGTTGATGGAGCTTGCTGGCCTACTTCATCTTGGCAAAGCCCTACCTTAACAATGATGGCAATAACGAAAAGAGCTTGCGAAAAGGCAATTATCGACTTTAAAGGTTAA
- a CDS encoding pentapeptide repeat-containing protein: MFKRLLLFVSSVLFFFCSLPAYSALDYGKQTLIGADFSNIDLKGATFYLSDLQDADFSGSDLQGASFFDAKLENANLSNTNMRDVTMDAAILNGANLSNSVLEGAFAYNAKFENVIIEGADFTDVLIANDVKNKLCIIADGINSVTNKKTSDSLDC, encoded by the coding sequence ATGTTTAAACGTCTTCTTCTTTTTGTAAGCTCGGTTTTATTTTTCTTTTGTTCTCTGCCAGCTTACTCAGCTTTGGACTATGGTAAGCAAACATTGATAGGTGCTGATTTCTCTAACATTGATTTGAAAGGTGCGACTTTCTATTTAAGCGATCTCCAAGATGCTGATTTTTCGGGTAGTGATCTTCAAGGAGCTAGTTTTTTTGATGCAAAGCTTGAAAACGCTAATCTAAGTAATACAAACATGAGAGATGTAACAATGGATGCCGCTATACTTAATGGTGCAAACCTTTCAAATAGCGTATTAGAAGGAGCTTTTGCTTATAACGCCAAATTTGAAAACGTTATTATTGAAGGTGCTGATTTTACTGATGTATTGATAGCGAACGATGTAAAAAATAAGTTATGTATTATCGCAGATGGGATAAACAGTGTTACCAACAAAAAAACAAGTGACTCATTGGATTGTTAG
- a CDS encoding homoserine O-succinyltransferase codes for MALILPRSYHKISSIEKNHISWIEPELAERQDIRPLRIGILNIMPLGKQYEFNLLHPLGLSPLQIEPIWIRLKSHSYKTWDLEHLNNLYVDWELAMSPTPLDGLIITGAPVEHLPFDEVNYWKELVNLIEEAKLKCASTLGLCWAGFAMAYMAGVEKSNFKKKLFGVYPMRSLVPGHSLMGTQDDEFFCPQSRHAGLPDIEMEKAEKKGKLRLLAHGKKVGYTIFETPDQRQLMHLGHPEYNVDRLKSEMERDKKRGDVPPPENFDLTKSNTSWRSHRNLLFQQWLWFCYQRVSLSI; via the coding sequence ATGGCCTTAATACTTCCTCGTAGTTATCATAAAATTTCATCAATTGAAAAAAATCATATCTCATGGATTGAGCCTGAATTAGCAGAAAGACAGGATATTAGACCTCTTAGAATTGGTATATTAAATATTATGCCTTTAGGAAAACAATATGAATTTAATTTATTGCACCCGTTAGGACTTTCTCCTCTCCAAATAGAACCTATATGGATAAGATTAAAATCCCATTCATATAAAACTTGGGATCTAGAGCATCTAAATAACTTATATGTTGATTGGGAGCTGGCAATGTCTCCAACTCCTCTAGATGGGTTGATTATTACTGGAGCACCTGTAGAGCATCTCCCGTTTGATGAAGTAAATTATTGGAAAGAATTAGTGAATCTAATTGAGGAAGCAAAATTAAAATGTGCAAGTACCCTAGGATTGTGTTGGGCTGGTTTCGCAATGGCATATATGGCTGGTGTTGAGAAAAGTAATTTTAAAAAAAAGCTTTTTGGGGTATATCCAATGAGGAGTCTTGTCCCTGGTCATTCTCTAATGGGAACACAAGACGATGAGTTCTTCTGCCCCCAAAGTAGGCATGCTGGATTACCTGATATTGAAATGGAAAAAGCTGAAAAAAAAGGCAAGCTAAGATTGTTAGCCCATGGGAAAAAAGTAGGATACACAATTTTTGAAACACCTGACCAAAGGCAATTAATGCATTTAGGACATCCAGAATATAATGTTGATCGATTGAAATCTGAGATGGAAAGAGATAAGAAAAGAGGCGATGTTCCTCCTCCTGAAAATTTTGATTTGACGAAATCAAATACTTCATGGCGATCTCATAGAAACTTATTATTTCAACAATGGTTGTGGTTCTGTTATCAACGTGTAAGTCTAAGTATTTAA